In Ovis canadensis isolate MfBH-ARS-UI-01 breed Bighorn chromosome 3, ARS-UI_OviCan_v2, whole genome shotgun sequence, one DNA window encodes the following:
- the LOC138436407 gene encoding taste receptor type 2 member 42-like, with translation MKLLDILEFSKDASKDKRKQMDYRFFLILSGVEFLIGILGNVFIGLVLCSECVKNQKTSLFDFILTGLAISRISQLLVFFVESLIIGLEPQVFAIFKLAKPIALLWRISNHLTTWLVTCLSIFYLLKIAHFSHSLFFWLKWRMNSVILVILAFSLVFLILDILLLETFNDLFWNLINEGNLTLVESKTHYIKSESLLSFSYFIPIVLSLLSLFFLFRSLVKHTRNLHLNFMGSRDFSTKAHKRAMKMVTSFLLLIMVHFLFTQLANWMFHRFLDNKFTKFIMLALYVFPSGHSFMLILGNNQLRQIALKVLKHLKSSLKRQNPLAL, from the coding sequence TCTTTCTGATACTGTCAGGAGTGGAATTCTTAATCGGAATTCTAGGCAATGTGTTCATTGGACTGGTACTCTGCTCTGAATGTGTTAAGAACCAAAAGACATCTTTATTTGACTTCATCCTCACTGGCTTGGCTATCTCCAGAATCAGTCAACTGTTGGTGTTTTTTGTGGAATCACTTATAATAGGACTAGAACCACAGGTATTTGCCATTTTTAAACTAGCGAAGCCCATTGCTTTACTTTGGAGAATATCTAATCATTTGACTACCTGGCTTGTCACCTGCCTAAGTATTTTCTATCTCCTTAAGATAGCTCATTTCTCccactctctttttttctggctgaagTGGAGAATGAACAGCGTCATTCTTGTGATACTTGCATTTTCTTTGGTCTTTCTGATTTTGGACATTCTTTTGCTAGAAACATTTAATGATCTCTTCTGGAATTTAATAAATGAAGGCAATTTGACTTTAGTTGAAAGTAAAACTCATTATATTAAAAGCGAGAGTCTTCTTAGTTTCTCCTATTTCATTCCTATTGTTCTGTCCCTGCTctcattgttttttttatttCGGTCCTTGGTGAAACACACCAGAAATTTGCATCTCAATTTTATGGGTTCCAGGGACTTCAGCACAAAGGCCCATAAAAGAGCCATGAAAATGGTGACGTCATTCCTCCTCCTTATCatggttcattttctttttacacaATTGGCAAATTGGATGTTTCATAGGTTTTTGGACAATAAGTTCACAAAGTTCATCATGTTAGCACTATATGTCTTTCCTTCAGGCCACTCGTTCATGTTGATTCTGGGAAACAACCAGTTAAGACAGATAGCCTTGAAGGTACTGAAGCATCTTAAAAGCTCCTTGAAAAGACAAAATCCATTGGCTTTATAG